From the Spiroplasma sp. BIUS-1 genome, one window contains:
- a CDS encoding serine/threonine-protein kinase, with protein sequence MSNYEPGSLINDRYEVLNQLGKGGMASVFKAYDIFTKTIVAVKVVAPEIVIKPVGQERFEIEKEAFARLGSNPNVVKLFDIIQQGQEWFIILECVEGGTLKDKFQEFGSMTLKELKYYFSKICEALSEAHKLQIIHRDIKPDNVLLTQSGEVKLGDFGISVMEGKSTEINKAIGTPKYMPPEVIAAQAPSPQSDIYSLGIMLYEFATGTAPFVAKEAPKIAAKHLKETPTSPRLINPAIPQSLENLILKMIEKEPENRFESVDEVKRELLKIKATDNPKPYVYHRKVKLNTNDGHKTIKVGTAYDKLPVTARTKFFIAFMVIFVALILTLVLVMVL encoded by the coding sequence ATGAGCAATTATGAACCAGGATCATTAATAAATGATAGATACGAAGTTTTAAATCAGCTTGGTAAAGGTGGAATGGCATCTGTTTTTAAAGCATATGATATTTTTACAAAAACAATAGTTGCTGTAAAAGTTGTTGCTCCAGAAATAGTTATAAAACCTGTTGGTCAAGAAAGATTTGAAATTGAAAAAGAAGCTTTTGCTAGATTAGGATCAAATCCCAATGTTGTTAAATTATTTGACATTATTCAGCAAGGTCAAGAATGATTTATTATTCTTGAATGTGTTGAGGGTGGAACTTTAAAAGATAAGTTTCAAGAATTTGGATCAATGACTTTAAAAGAATTGAAATATTACTTTTCAAAAATTTGTGAAGCTCTTTCTGAAGCTCATAAATTGCAAATTATTCACAGAGATATTAAACCTGATAATGTTTTACTTACTCAATCGGGAGAGGTTAAATTGGGTGACTTTGGTATTTCTGTTATGGAGGGTAAATCAACAGAAATAAATAAAGCAATTGGTACTCCAAAATACATGCCCCCAGAAGTAATTGCTGCACAAGCTCCATCACCTCAAAGCGATATTTATTCATTAGGAATAATGTTATATGAATTTGCAACTGGTACAGCACCTTTCGTTGCAAAAGAGGCACCGAAAATTGCTGCAAAGCACTTGAAAGAAACACCAACTAGTCCTAGACTTATTAACCCTGCAATTCCACAAAGTCTAGAAAACTTGATTTTAAAAATGATTGAAAAAGAACCTGAAAACAGGTTTGAATCAGTGGATGAAGTTAAAAGAGAATTATTAAAAATCAAAGCCACTGACAATCCAAAACCATATGTTTATCACAGAAAAGTTAAATTGAATACAAATGATGGACATAAAACAATAAAAGTTGGAACAGCTTATGACAAACTTCCAGTAACTGCAAGAACTAAGTTCTTTATTGCTTTTATGGTTATATTTGTTGCGCTTATATTGACATTGGTATTGGTAATGGTGTTGTAA
- a CDS encoding PP2C family serine/threonine-protein phosphatase: MKFKSAMLTDIGNYRKSNQDNLDFATKKSGEALGVVCDGMGGHAYGEVASKIAVEKFIEYFHENDFSNMNQKEVNRWLRSCVNNILTEMVEYSNERFETRDMGTTLTAILFTKVGGFVINVGDSRTYKLVNEELFQITQDQNLWNSTPEAERKDIQMSGVYEKANDFTFWKVLTSALGPQKTLRIDTYFIENQEGIYILTTDGVHDYMDEEITASTLGNPKVKLKDKAHLIVEDAKDNVSTDNLSILIIEAE; encoded by the coding sequence ATGAAATTTAAAAGTGCAATGCTTACCGATATAGGTAACTACAGAAAATCAAATCAAGATAATCTTGACTTTGCAACAAAAAAATCAGGAGAAGCTCTTGGTGTTGTTTGTGACGGAATGGGTGGACATGCCTATGGGGAAGTTGCATCAAAAATAGCGGTAGAAAAGTTCATCGAGTACTTTCATGAAAATGATTTTTCTAATATGAATCAAAAAGAAGTTAATAGATGATTGAGAAGTTGTGTAAACAACATATTAACTGAAATGGTTGAATATTCAAATGAAAGATTTGAAACTAGAGATATGGGAACAACTTTAACTGCAATCCTATTTACAAAAGTTGGTGGATTTGTAATTAACGTTGGAGATTCAAGAACATATAAATTAGTAAATGAAGAGTTATTCCAAATCACTCAAGATCAAAACTTATGAAACTCAACTCCTGAAGCAGAAAGAAAAGACATTCAAATGTCAGGTGTTTATGAAAAAGCAAATGACTTCACATTTTGAAAGGTTTTAACAAGTGCTTTAGGGCCACAAAAAACTTTAAGAATAGATACATACTTTATTGAAAACCAAGAAGGTATTTATATCTTAACAACTGATGGAGTTCACGATTATATGGATGAAGAAATTACAGCTTCAACATTAGGAAATCCAAAAGTTAAACTTAAAGATAAAGCACATTTAATTGTTGAAGATGCAAAAGATAATGTATCAACTGACAATTTATCAATTTTAATTATTGAAGCAGAGTAA
- the rlmN gene encoding 23S rRNA (adenine(2503)-C(2))-methyltransferase RlmN, with protein MEQTSIFRYTIEELENILMENGFKKFSAKQIYDWVYIKMETNFDNMTNLSKELREFIKERFTADLLKDLVTEESKDGTIKILFMLDDKKTIETVLMPQKYGQSVCVTTQVGCRMSCKFCASGLIKTERNLSTDEIVRQIYTMNLFLKEKYKNDPDNKRSRVSHIVVMGIGEPFDNYDNVLKFVKIVNDKRGFEIGARHITISTCGVVPKIKEFADLKTQINLAISLHASNNEVRNQMMPINKAFPIEKLLESVRYYVDQTNRRVTFEYILIDGVNDKPEHANELAKIIRGINGYVNLIPYNEVEENEYRKSKRIDEFFKILKKQGINAIVRKEFGADIDAACGQLRAKREGVLKNEI; from the coding sequence ATGGAACAAACAAGCATATTTAGATACACAATTGAAGAGTTGGAAAATATTCTTATGGAAAATGGATTTAAGAAGTTTTCTGCAAAACAAATTTATGATTGAGTTTATATCAAGATGGAAACTAATTTTGATAACATGACTAACTTAAGTAAAGAGTTGAGAGAATTTATCAAAGAAAGATTCACAGCTGATTTATTAAAAGATTTAGTTACTGAAGAATCAAAAGATGGAACAATAAAAATCTTATTTATGCTTGATGATAAAAAAACAATCGAAACTGTTTTGATGCCACAAAAATATGGTCAATCAGTTTGTGTTACAACACAAGTTGGGTGTAGAATGTCATGTAAATTCTGTGCCTCAGGTCTAATAAAAACAGAAAGAAATCTTTCTACAGATGAAATAGTTAGACAAATATATACAATGAATTTATTCTTAAAAGAAAAATATAAAAACGACCCAGATAACAAAAGATCAAGAGTTAGTCATATTGTTGTAATGGGAATCGGAGAACCTTTCGATAATTATGATAATGTTCTGAAATTTGTAAAAATAGTTAATGATAAGAGAGGGTTTGAAATTGGGGCAAGACATATCACAATATCTACTTGTGGTGTTGTTCCAAAAATCAAAGAGTTTGCAGACTTAAAAACTCAAATAAATTTAGCAATTTCTTTACATGCTTCTAACAATGAAGTTAGAAATCAAATGATGCCAATTAACAAAGCTTTTCCAATTGAAAAGTTGTTGGAATCAGTTAGATATTATGTTGATCAAACAAACAGAAGAGTTACTTTTGAATATATATTAATTGATGGTGTTAATGATAAACCAGAACATGCAAATGAGTTAGCAAAAATAATAAGAGGGATAAATGGTTATGTTAACTTAATTCCTTATAATGAAGTTGAAGAAAACGAATATAGAAAATCTAAAAGAATTGATGAGTTCTTTAAGATTCTTAAAAAACAAGGAATTAATGCAATAGTTAGAAAAGAATTTGGAGCAGATATTGATGCAGCTTGTGGTCAATTAAGAGCCAAAAGGGAAGGTGTCCTAAAAAATGAAATTTAA
- the rsmB gene encoding 16S rRNA (cytosine(967)-C(5))-methyltransferase RsmB, giving the protein MNSRKEALNILFEVIKNNKFSNKLLNNLIKKEAMSKEDIAFIFKLVYGTIQYKIYLEYVVNKLIDPEKTDYKIQILLWMNLYQIKFLNSKPYYVINEAVEIAKDINKNYSGLVNKVSKSLLEEKYWEVDIKNKQNILSLENGFPFWLFKKIEKDYSRDQAEEFVLISNVESKISMRLNTLKISKEEFEKNYLEKYELKNSKLINYFYLSNKNIVNEDIFKKGYVTIQDQTSGLASHILNPRKESKVLDMCCAPGGKLTHLAQIMQNTGTIDAYELQENKMKLIQENLNRLGVENVNLVCKNALDIDERKYNYILLDAPCSGYGVLRRKPEIKLKKHSETETQNLLNLQLELLEKAYRCLDKDGELVYSTCTINKDENENQIEKFLERHKDIEKIFEKVFFGREYDNDGFYICKMKIK; this is encoded by the coding sequence ATGAATTCAAGAAAAGAAGCGTTAAATATTTTATTTGAAGTAATAAAAAATAATAAGTTCTCAAATAAATTACTTAACAATCTTATAAAAAAAGAAGCTATGTCAAAAGAAGACATAGCTTTTATTTTTAAATTGGTGTATGGAACAATTCAATACAAAATTTATTTAGAGTATGTTGTAAATAAATTAATAGATCCTGAAAAAACAGATTATAAGATTCAAATATTATTATGGATGAACTTATATCAAATAAAATTCTTAAATTCTAAGCCTTACTATGTAATAAATGAAGCTGTAGAAATAGCAAAAGATATAAACAAGAACTATAGTGGTCTTGTAAATAAAGTTTCTAAATCACTTTTAGAAGAAAAATATTGAGAAGTTGATATTAAAAATAAGCAAAATATTTTATCTTTAGAGAATGGTTTTCCATTTTGATTATTTAAAAAAATAGAAAAAGATTATTCTAGAGATCAAGCTGAAGAATTTGTTTTAATTTCAAATGTAGAAAGTAAAATTAGTATGAGACTAAATACTTTGAAAATTTCTAAAGAAGAGTTTGAAAAAAATTATTTAGAAAAATATGAATTAAAAAACTCTAAGTTAATTAATTATTTTTATCTTTCAAATAAAAATATCGTCAATGAAGATATTTTCAAAAAAGGATACGTAACAATACAAGATCAAACTAGTGGTTTGGCTTCACATATTCTTAACCCAAGAAAAGAATCTAAAGTTTTAGATATGTGTTGTGCTCCGGGTGGTAAGTTAACTCACTTAGCTCAAATTATGCAAAACACAGGAACAATTGATGCTTATGAATTGCAAGAAAACAAAATGAAATTAATTCAAGAAAACTTAAATAGACTAGGTGTGGAAAATGTAAATTTAGTTTGCAAAAACGCACTAGATATTGATGAAAGAAAATATAATTATATTTTATTGGATGCTCCATGTTCGGGATATGGTGTATTAAGAAGAAAACCTGAAATAAAATTGAAGAAGCATTCTGAAACAGAAACTCAAAATTTATTAAATCTACAATTAGAACTTTTAGAAAAAGCATATAGGTGTTTAGACAAAGATGGAGAGTTGGTTTACTCTACTTGCACAATAAATAAAGATGAAAATGAAAATCAAATTGAAAAGTTTCTTGAGAGACACAAAGATATAGAAAAGATTTTTGAAAAAGTCTTTTTTGGAAGAGAATACGACAACGATGGTTTCTATATATGTAAAATGAAAATTAAATAA
- the gmk gene encoding guanylate kinase: MNKQGKIIILSGPSGVGKGTINKELAQDKSLNLVQSISMTTRAPRPGEVDGVNYFFVDKETFKDAIQHNELIEHAEFIDNYYGTPRKTVYDKIAKGENVILEIEVVGATQVLKKEKPENLVSIFLMPPSLKALEQRLRKRGTEKEEIIKQRLDKALLEIPLKHKYQYIIEIDSVENAVAKVKEVLAKENTLSIDSSNSKYFKLKEKVEQIVSEQYEFFVNNWKENVQKVGGETIDASFDFKNYLVELLTDKTYAHVLASEDLNILDNSEFIETIVEHFMIDVNFFSIEQKEFKK, from the coding sequence ATGAATAAACAAGGGAAAATAATCATTTTATCTGGACCATCAGGTGTAGGTAAAGGTACTATCAACAAAGAATTAGCTCAAGATAAATCATTAAATTTAGTACAATCTATTTCTATGACTACTCGTGCGCCAAGACCGGGAGAAGTTGACGGAGTTAACTACTTTTTCGTTGATAAAGAAACATTTAAAGATGCTATTCAACATAACGAACTAATCGAACATGCAGAATTCATTGATAATTACTATGGAACACCTAGAAAAACTGTTTATGACAAAATTGCAAAAGGTGAAAATGTTATCTTAGAAATTGAAGTTGTTGGTGCAACTCAAGTTCTTAAAAAAGAAAAACCTGAAAACCTAGTGTCAATTTTCTTAATGCCACCAAGCTTAAAAGCTCTTGAACAAAGATTAAGAAAACGTGGAACAGAAAAAGAAGAAATTATCAAACAAAGATTAGATAAAGCTTTATTAGAAATTCCTTTAAAACACAAATACCAATACATAATTGAAATCGATAGTGTTGAAAACGCTGTTGCAAAAGTTAAAGAAGTATTGGCAAAAGAAAATACATTAAGCATTGATTCATCAAATAGTAAATACTTTAAGTTAAAAGAAAAAGTAGAACAAATTGTAAGTGAACAATATGAATTCTTCGTAAACAACTGAAAAGAAAACGTTCAAAAAGTTGGTGGAGAAACAATTGATGCAAGTTTTGATTTTAAAAACTACTTAGTAGAATTATTAACAGATAAAACTTATGCACATGTTTTAGCAAGTGAAGATTTAAACATACTTGATAACTCAGAATTTATTGAAACAATTGTAGAACACTTTATGATTGATGTTAACTTCTTTAGTATTGAACAAAAAGAATTTAAAAAATAA
- the rsmD gene encoding 16S rRNA (guanine(966)-N(2))-methyltransferase RsmD yields the protein MRVISGRFRGRKLVTLEGMNTRPTITRVKEDMFNVLNNYFVFENKVCLDLFGGSGALSLEALSRGIGFAYVNDHYKPALEIIKQNFKGLEKDEFELFNLDYKRMLDYLVNSNKKMDLIFFDPPFAKVEYYYEFFKYIYDNELLNNYGILIMESELPLDMSKIAILKLLKYKDFKNKHLYILRREKGDLENE from the coding sequence ATGAGAGTTATAAGTGGACGTTTTAGAGGTAGAAAATTAGTAACTTTAGAAGGTATGAACACAAGACCCACAATAACAAGAGTTAAAGAAGACATGTTCAATGTTCTTAATAACTATTTTGTTTTTGAAAATAAAGTTTGTCTGGACCTTTTTGGTGGAAGTGGGGCGCTTTCTCTTGAAGCGCTTTCTAGAGGAATTGGTTTTGCATATGTAAACGATCACTATAAACCAGCTTTAGAAATAATAAAACAAAACTTTAAAGGACTTGAAAAAGATGAATTTGAGCTATTTAATCTAGATTACAAAAGAATGTTAGATTATTTAGTTAATTCTAATAAAAAAATGGACTTAATCTTCTTCGATCCACCATTTGCAAAAGTAGAGTATTACTATGAATTTTTTAAATATATATATGACAATGAATTATTAAATAATTATGGTATATTAATTATGGAGTCAGAGTTGCCGCTAGATATGTCTAAAATAGCAATTCTGAAATTATTGAAGTATAAAGACTTTAAGAATAAACATTTATACATTCTAAGACGTGAAAAAGGAGATTTAGAAAATGAATAA
- the def gene encoding peptide deformylase, whose amino-acid sequence MKLDLTKDLLQSEIPTNKWLWKDSQPEVIRNNSIDVELPLSKENELVMNKLIDFVRYSQDPELNKKENPDYLRPAVGLAAPQIGSNTNMFFTRFEWDLEGNDVEEFAMVNAKIVAKSDQIGCLSDGEGCLSVDDDHKGIVPRSYKIQVTGYDWLTKEEVDLTLRGYHAIVFQHELEHNQGKLYYDRINNENPNFKDENWIVI is encoded by the coding sequence ATGAAATTAGATTTAACAAAAGATTTATTACAAAGTGAAATTCCTACAAATAAATGATTATGAAAAGACAGTCAACCAGAAGTTATTAGAAACAATTCAATCGATGTTGAATTACCTCTTAGCAAAGAAAATGAACTTGTTATGAATAAATTAATTGATTTTGTAAGATACAGCCAAGATCCAGAATTAAACAAAAAGGAAAATCCTGACTATTTAAGACCAGCAGTTGGTCTTGCAGCTCCACAAATCGGAAGTAATACAAATATGTTTTTCACAAGATTTGAGTGAGATTTGGAAGGAAATGATGTTGAAGAATTTGCAATGGTTAATGCAAAAATTGTTGCTAAAAGCGATCAAATTGGTTGTTTAAGTGATGGCGAAGGTTGTTTAAGTGTGGATGATGACCACAAAGGAATTGTTCCTAGAAGTTACAAAATACAAGTTACAGGTTATGATTGATTAACAAAAGAAGAAGTTGATTTAACTTTAAGAGGATATCATGCAATAGTTTTCCAACATGAGTTGGAACACAACCAAGGAAAATTATATTACGATCGAATTAATAACGAAAATCCTAACTTTAAAGACGAGAATTGAATAGTAATATAA
- a CDS encoding ribonuclease J: MEDKKQESLQQVKSVVADLEKKIEIKKLADNVNPPKKKLPQAPFPTKVYALGGLEEVGKNTYCIEYNDEIIMIDAGVKFPDATQLGVSAVIPDFSYLVENNSKLKGLFITHGHEDHIGGIPYLLQQVEVPVIYAPALAAALIRDRLKEYKLQNKTVVKEYVENDVYSTKNFTIQFAAVNHSIPDAFGIHVQTPNGAIFSTGDYKFDWTPLGHDANVQRLASWGNDGIELLMADSTNAEVEGYTIGERKVIQNIDTLFLKSKGRIIIASFASNVHRLQHIIELANKYGRRIVVIGRSIERIIKIIRQMGHLNINDKMFIKPNEIDNFPKNQIMILCTGSQGEPMAALSRISRMEHQTIKIIPGDTVIMSSSPIPGNRADVENVINKLTRIGANVIENSVDNKIHTSGHASQEEQKLLFTLLKPRCFMPMHGEYRMLKTHGETATKVNVKPHNVFVVANGDQIELHNGTGKVGKRVPAEAVFIDGKDMTGKASNVIRERNILSKDGLMAVIISIDSQANKLSAPPRIVSRGSFYVRDSGNVIAESINIVTNAVQEVLNSQKPTFGAIKNAIKESLSPFIFRYKRRNPLIIPVILNKKVEVK, translated from the coding sequence ATGGAAGACAAAAAACAAGAGTCTCTACAACAGGTAAAAAGCGTAGTTGCAGATTTAGAGAAAAAAATAGAGATTAAAAAATTGGCAGATAATGTTAATCCGCCAAAGAAAAAATTACCTCAAGCACCTTTTCCAACTAAGGTATATGCACTAGGTGGATTAGAAGAGGTTGGTAAAAATACTTATTGTATCGAATATAATGACGAAATCATAATGATAGATGCTGGGGTTAAATTTCCAGACGCCACTCAATTAGGAGTTAGTGCTGTAATACCAGACTTTAGCTATCTAGTTGAAAATAATTCAAAATTAAAAGGATTATTTATTACACATGGTCACGAAGATCATATTGGAGGTATTCCTTATCTACTTCAACAAGTTGAAGTACCTGTAATTTATGCACCAGCTTTAGCTGCAGCATTAATTAGAGATAGATTAAAAGAATACAAATTACAAAATAAAACAGTTGTTAAAGAATATGTTGAAAATGACGTATATTCTACAAAAAACTTTACAATTCAGTTTGCAGCAGTTAACCACTCAATACCAGATGCTTTTGGTATTCACGTTCAAACACCTAATGGTGCAATCTTTTCAACAGGAGATTATAAGTTTGACTGAACACCTTTAGGGCATGACGCTAACGTTCAAAGATTAGCATCATGAGGAAATGATGGAATTGAATTATTAATGGCTGACTCAACTAATGCTGAGGTTGAAGGCTATACAATTGGTGAAAGAAAAGTTATTCAAAACATTGATACACTTTTCTTAAAATCAAAAGGAAGAATTATCATTGCTTCTTTTGCATCAAACGTGCACAGACTTCAGCACATAATCGAATTGGCAAACAAGTATGGAAGAAGAATTGTTGTTATTGGTAGAAGTATTGAAAGAATTATTAAAATAATTAGACAAATGGGTCACTTAAATATCAATGATAAAATGTTTATTAAACCAAACGAAATTGATAACTTCCCAAAAAATCAAATAATGATTTTATGTACAGGAAGTCAAGGAGAACCAATGGCTGCCCTATCTAGAATTTCTAGAATGGAACACCAAACAATTAAAATAATTCCTGGAGATACTGTAATTATGTCTTCATCACCTATTCCAGGTAATAGAGCTGATGTAGAAAATGTAATTAACAAGTTAACAAGAATTGGTGCAAACGTTATTGAAAATAGCGTAGACAACAAAATACATACCTCTGGTCATGCCAGTCAAGAAGAACAAAAACTATTATTCACATTATTAAAACCAAGATGTTTCATGCCAATGCATGGTGAATATAGAATGTTAAAAACTCACGGTGAAACAGCAACAAAAGTTAATGTTAAACCACACAATGTGTTTGTAGTTGCAAACGGAGATCAAATCGAACTACACAACGGTACAGGAAAAGTAGGAAAAAGAGTTCCTGCTGAAGCTGTATTTATTGATGGAAAAGATATGACAGGAAAAGCAAGTAATGTTATTAGAGAGAGAAATATTTTAAGTAAAGATGGTCTTATGGCTGTAATTATTTCAATAGACTCTCAAGCAAATAAATTGTCTGCACCTCCAAGAATTGTTTCTAGAGGAAGTTTCTATGTAAGAGATAGCGGAAATGTTATTGCTGAATCAATTAACATTGTTACAAATGCAGTACAAGAAGTTCTTAATTCACAAAAACCAACATTCGGTGCAATTAAGAACGCTATAAAGGAATCATTATCACCTTTCATCTTTAGATACAAAAGAAGAAACCCATTAATAATTCCTGTTATTTTAAATAAAAAAGTAGAGGTTAAATAG